Proteins from one Nicotiana tabacum cultivar K326 chromosome 23, ASM71507v2, whole genome shotgun sequence genomic window:
- the LOC107824645 gene encoding uncharacterized protein LOC107824645: MKEFRIHQRIVRQTLLVLYFLLSYNGVQGEKKLSELEDAELEKQLKFLNKPAVKTVKMKSTLSRIKQNSGSSTASPSTTIWPTDGGCLFGTVPIKIITKDDLIRRRRMPLPENVTFDAKLADSNNNIEPKGGYISSQGYKVAIARTPNNPNNKFAGAAMVTSLYNPHVKGQQHSASRLKIQKESDILQVGWRAGKAHCFNTLCPGFVQVNNEIPLDLSYQDTISQRGRNTWEVMMYIDRPMEIGGFNGKEAINKLVSGRKGS; the protein is encoded by the exons atgaaagaattcAGGATACATCAAAGAATTGTTCGACAAACTTTGCTGGTACTATATTTTCTTTTGAGTTATAATGGTGTTCAAGGAGAAAAAAAGCTATCTGAACTAGAGGATGCAGAGTTAGAAAAACAACTAAAATTTTTGAACAAACCTGCAGTCAAAACAGTTAAG ATGAAATCTACACTATCTAGGATAAAGCAAAACTCAGGTTCTTCAACAGCTAGTCCGTCAACGACGATATGGCCAACAGATGGAGGTTGCCTTTTTGGAACTGTTCCTATTAAGATAATTACAAAGGATGATCTTATTAGACGAAGACGTATGCCACTGCCAGAAAATGTTACATTCGACGCTAAATTGGCTGAT AGCAACAACAATATTGAGCCAAAAGGAGGATACATATCTTCACAAGGATATAAG gTTGCAATAGCTCGAACTCcaaataatccaaataataaaTTTGCGGGAGCTGCAATGGTAACTAGTTTGTACAATCCTCATGTTAAAGGCCAGCAACACAGTGCAAGTCgattaaaaattcaaaaagaatcaGATATCTTACAAGTTGGTTGGAGA GCTGGTAAAGCTCATTGCTTCAATACGCTTTGTCCTGGCTTTGTACAAGTAAACAATGAGATACCTCTTGATCTTTCATACCAGGATACTATTTCACAACGTGGCAGGAATACTTGGGAGGTTATGATGTACATTGATCGG CCAATGGAAATTGGTGGCTTTAACGGGAAAGAAGCTATAAACAAGTTGGTTTCTGGCCGCAAAGGATCTTAA